In Trichocoleus desertorum NBK24, the following are encoded in one genomic region:
- a CDS encoding IS4 family transposase, with protein MPEFYQTHLRSCLSRAQFLLLLLVIQLLQTLKTIKLESLAANLPIPIQSASRLRKLKRFLSLSELSFERLWHPILIEQLHEIHAPGASIYVALDRTQWKQTNLLVLSWVQSGRAIPIYWIELSHLGSSNFKEQKKVLLKALQPLKEYKVVVLGDREFCAIKLARWLSHQSVYFCLRLRCHEYLQRWDGDWQQLKQLGLKPGMQAFFRGVNVTKTHQASGFQVAACWRGKYRGKVAKEGWFLLTNLSSLQAATRAYAKRMGIEQMFRDCKSGGYHLEGTGLKGNRLIALLLVLTLAYGAATFVGQKLRQRGVAHYIARPSQSPRSHPRHSHFYTGLYAYGWVNFADTCADLVNALLQLSPGKRPFYQRGQRAMSLIRSTL; from the coding sequence ATGCCTGAATTCTACCAAACTCATCTGCGCTCCTGCCTCAGTCGGGCTCAATTTCTCCTACTCCTGTTGGTGATTCAACTCTTACAAACCCTCAAAACGATCAAGCTCGAATCTCTGGCCGCGAATCTACCAATCCCGATTCAAAGCGCAAGCCGTCTACGGAAGTTAAAACGCTTTTTGAGTTTAAGCGAGTTAAGTTTTGAACGCCTCTGGCACCCAATTCTGATTGAACAGTTACACGAGATTCATGCACCCGGTGCGAGCATCTATGTTGCCCTAGACCGCACGCAATGGAAGCAAACGAATTTATTAGTACTCAGTTGGGTGCAATCCGGTCGAGCCATTCCGATTTACTGGATAGAACTATCGCATCTCGGGAGCAGCAACTTTAAGGAACAAAAGAAGGTATTACTCAAGGCGTTGCAACCTCTGAAAGAGTACAAAGTCGTGGTTCTAGGCGACCGTGAGTTTTGTGCAATCAAACTCGCTCGATGGCTGAGCCACCAAAGCGTCTACTTTTGTTTGCGCTTGCGCTGTCATGAATATTTGCAGCGTTGGGATGGCGATTGGCAACAATTGAAGCAGTTGGGGTTGAAGCCTGGAATGCAGGCATTTTTTCGTGGAGTCAATGTCACAAAAACGCATCAAGCCAGTGGCTTTCAAGTAGCCGCTTGTTGGCGAGGCAAATACCGAGGCAAAGTCGCTAAAGAAGGGTGGTTCTTGTTAACCAACCTGTCATCCTTGCAAGCGGCAACTCGAGCCTATGCCAAGCGCATGGGCATTGAGCAAATGTTCAGAGATTGTAAAAGCGGAGGTTACCACCTGGAGGGAACCGGACTCAAAGGCAATCGCTTAATTGCCTTGTTGTTAGTCCTGACTTTGGCCTATGGAGCGGCAACTTTTGTGGGACAAAAACTGCGTCAACGAGGAGTGGCTCATTACATTGCTCGTCCCTCCCAATCGCCACGAAGTCACCCGAGACATAGCCATTTTTATACGGGTTTGTATGCCTATGGCTGGGTTAACTTTGCCGACACCTGTGCGGATTTAGTGAATGCCTTATTGCAACTGAGCCCTGGAAAACGACCGTTTTATCAACGAGGTCAACGGGCTATGTCTCTGATTCGCTCTACTTTGTAA
- a CDS encoding Mu transposase C-terminal domain-containing protein, producing the protein MGDQSRIGRWEAGRIAQLPLLGERELDLCLMRRDRRMVYRSGYIQFANLTYQGEHLAAYAGESIVVRSGGGTEGFLRQM; encoded by the coding sequence ATGGGGGATCAAAGCCGAATTGGGCGCTGGGAAGCGGGGCGTATTGCCCAACTGCCGTTGTTAGGCGAGCGGGAGTTAGACCTGTGCCTGATGCGGCGGGATCGCCGTATGGTTTATCGCAGTGGTTATATTCAGTTTGCCAACCTGACCTACCAGGGAGAGCATTTAGCTGCTTATGCGGGTGAATCCATTGTCGTGCGGTCTGGTGGGGGGACAGAGGGGTTTCTAAGACAGATGTAG
- a CDS encoding STAS domain-containing protein — MGSKIPEILDRYGADLLTEWLQEVLSGGNRRGLIKEAELREECREFIHLFRQAVHQNSLSDIHSSPWNEMRDLLSNISRIRSQKGSSPSETARFVFSFKQPLFSRLRQELAQDGTALVEDICTATTLLDQLGLFTTEVYQKNREEVILRQQEELLELSTPVVKLWEGVLALPIIGTLDSARTQVVMESLLQKIVETGSDIAIIDITGVPTVDTLTAQHLLKTITAARLMGAECIISGIRPQIAQTIVYLGVDLAGVTTKSSLADAFKLALQRTGMKIIRPQA; from the coding sequence ATGGGTAGTAAAATTCCTGAAATTCTTGATAGATATGGAGCCGACCTCCTAACAGAGTGGCTTCAGGAGGTTCTGAGTGGCGGCAATCGGCGCGGCCTGATCAAGGAAGCAGAACTACGGGAGGAGTGCCGAGAGTTTATTCACTTGTTTCGTCAGGCTGTCCATCAAAATAGCCTGAGTGACATCCACTCAAGCCCTTGGAATGAAATGCGGGACTTGTTGAGTAACATTTCTCGTATCCGATCGCAGAAAGGTTCCTCTCCCTCGGAAACGGCTAGATTTGTTTTCTCCTTCAAGCAACCGTTATTTTCCCGTCTCCGCCAAGAGCTGGCTCAGGATGGAACCGCTTTAGTTGAAGATATTTGTACAGCCACTACTCTCCTGGATCAGTTGGGGCTGTTTACGACAGAAGTGTATCAAAAGAATCGGGAAGAAGTCATTTTGCGGCAGCAGGAAGAGTTGCTAGAGCTATCTACCCCTGTAGTTAAGCTATGGGAAGGAGTTTTAGCGTTGCCCATTATTGGAACGTTGGATAGTGCTCGGACTCAAGTCGTGATGGAATCGCTGCTTCAGAAAATTGTTGAGACGGGTTCTGATATTGCGATTATTGATATTACGGGTGTGCCCACAGTTGATACTTTAACGGCACAGCACTTACTTAAAACGATTACTGCTGCCCGCTTAATGGGGGCTGAATGTATCATCAGTGGTATTCGTCCTCAAATTGCTCAAACTATTGTCTATTTGGGTGTTGATCTAGCAGGAGTTACAACCAAATCTAGCTTGGCTGATGCTTTTAAGCTGGCTCTCCAGCGCACAGGCATGAAGATTATTCGCCCTCAAGCTTAA
- a CDS encoding STAS domain-containing protein, whose amino-acid sequence MERIPILQMGDFLLVTIQVDMHDRLAMTLQDDLTTRISQVSARGVLIDISALEIVDSFIGRVLGNIAKMAQVLDAETVVVGMQPAVAITLVELGLSLTGIRTALNVEKGMMLLRSALHQDNLGKDGTSPVLPEEHAGVYGEM is encoded by the coding sequence ATGGAACGTATTCCAATTCTCCAGATGGGTGATTTCTTGTTGGTGACGATCCAAGTGGATATGCACGATCGCCTAGCCATGACTTTGCAGGATGATCTCACGACTCGCATTAGCCAAGTGAGTGCTCGTGGGGTCTTGATTGATATTTCTGCCCTAGAAATTGTCGATTCGTTTATAGGCAGGGTCTTGGGCAATATTGCCAAAATGGCGCAGGTTCTGGATGCGGAAACTGTGGTGGTGGGTATGCAGCCCGCAGTGGCAATTACCTTAGTAGAACTGGGTCTATCACTGACGGGTATTCGTACTGCGCTTAATGTGGAAAAAGGCATGATGCTTCTGCGCTCAGCGCTACATCAAGACAATTTAGGGAAGGATGGGACATCGCCCGTGTTGCCAGAGGAGCATGCAGGCGTATATGGGGAAATGTGA
- a CDS encoding anti-sigma regulatory factor, producing MSIQSSADVVLVRQAVRQVAIEVGFSLVDQTKIVTAASELARNTLDYGGGGTATIEALQEANRRGLRLTFADQGPGIPDIDLALKDGYTTGNGLGMGLSGAKRLVNEFGIISQVGEGTTVTVTKWK from the coding sequence ATGAGTATCCAATCCTCTGCGGATGTGGTGCTGGTACGGCAAGCGGTGCGCCAGGTAGCAATTGAGGTGGGATTCAGCTTGGTTGACCAGACTAAAATTGTGACTGCGGCTAGCGAGTTAGCTCGTAATACGTTGGACTATGGGGGAGGTGGCACCGCCACGATAGAAGCGTTGCAGGAAGCTAATCGACGAGGGCTGCGCTTGACTTTTGCAGATCAGGGGCCTGGAATTCCAGATATTGACCTTGCTCTGAAAGATGGCTACACCACTGGAAATGGTTTAGGAATGGGCCTCAGTGGAGCTAAACGCTTGGTGAATGAGTTTGGCATTATTTCTCAAGTTGGAGAAGGCACAACCGTGACGGTGACAAAGTGGAAATGA
- a CDS encoding SpoIIE family protein phosphatase, which translates to MTHPIVLSVVEPSQAGEARRKAASLAIRLGFSEVDQGKVGIVVTEVANNLVKHAQEGCLLLRSLEQRGAVGLEVLSLDKGPGMMDVGRCLQDGFSTGGTSGTGLGAIQRLSDRFEIYSVPAGTAILCQLWVDSTCPNLPAGELELGVVCLPKQGEEVSGDAYASQMVGDRQLLMIADGLGHGPLAAQASLEAVKIFQEQAQQDSAAILTAMHGALRSTRGAAVAIAAVNLQEQTVQYVGVGNIAGRLLDPESANERSTSMVSHNGTVGFEMRKIQTFNYSWIRGGLLIMYSDGLSTKWRLDRYPGLINQHPSLIAGILYRDFNRERDDVTVLVAREAN; encoded by the coding sequence ATGACCCACCCCATCGTTCTGTCGGTTGTAGAACCTAGTCAAGCGGGTGAAGCACGACGCAAGGCGGCCTCTCTAGCAATCCGTCTGGGTTTTAGTGAGGTAGATCAAGGTAAGGTGGGAATTGTCGTTACAGAGGTGGCCAATAACCTGGTGAAACATGCTCAGGAAGGCTGCTTGCTGTTGCGATCGCTGGAGCAGAGAGGGGCGGTGGGTCTAGAAGTTCTCTCCTTGGATAAAGGCCCAGGAATGATGGATGTAGGTAGGTGCCTACAGGATGGGTTTTCGACCGGGGGCACTTCTGGAACGGGGCTAGGCGCGATTCAGCGACTCTCGGATCGCTTTGAGATCTATTCAGTTCCAGCGGGAACGGCAATTCTTTGTCAGTTGTGGGTAGATTCTACCTGTCCAAACCTACCTGCGGGAGAGTTGGAGTTGGGTGTGGTTTGCCTCCCCAAACAGGGTGAAGAGGTTTCGGGAGATGCCTATGCCAGCCAAATGGTGGGCGATCGCCAACTGTTGATGATTGCGGATGGGTTGGGGCATGGCCCCTTAGCAGCTCAAGCTTCCCTGGAGGCGGTGAAGATATTTCAGGAGCAAGCTCAGCAGGATTCAGCGGCAATCCTGACAGCCATGCATGGAGCTTTGCGGAGTACTCGCGGCGCAGCAGTGGCGATCGCGGCAGTGAACTTGCAAGAGCAAACTGTGCAGTACGTAGGCGTGGGCAATATTGCAGGGAGACTCTTAGATCCTGAGTCTGCGAACGAACGCAGTACCAGCATGGTGTCTCATAACGGCACAGTCGGCTTTGAAATGCGCAAAATTCAGACCTTCAACTACTCCTGGATTCGAGGGGGGCTACTGATCATGTATTCCGATGGCTTGAGTACAAAGTGGCGCTTAGACCGTTATCCTGGCTTGATCAACCAGCATCCTAGCTTGATCGCTGGCATTCTCTATCGAGACTTCAACCGGGAACGGGACGATGTCACAGTGTTGGTTGCGCGTGAGGCAAATTGA
- a CDS encoding ATP-binding protein: MSQCWLRVRQIEMSTVLLTLELCYEQDVVLTRQRVRQIAALIGFDAQDQTRIATAVSEIARNAFQYAGGGRAEFCLEGQSPQSFLIIIRDKGKGIPNLEEILQGRYQSQTGIGLGIVGARQLMDQFQIESVPGRGTTVVLAKHLPRHIAPLNAQQVGNIVDELVQRSPQNPFEEVQQQNQELLRALEELRKREDQLTQLNRELEDTNRGVVALYTELDEKADSLKRANELKTRFLSNMSHEFRTPLNSIMSLTRLLIDRVDGDLSEEQEKQVGFIRKAAAGLSDLVNDLLDLAKVEAGKTAVHLSKFEVDELFATLRGMLRPLLEHNSSVSLIFEEPTDIPVICSDEGKVAQILRNFISNALKYTEQGEVRVAAVRTSDRVILSVTDTGIGLSPQNLERIFEDFIQVESHLQKRVKGTGLGLPLSRKLAELLGGEISVTSTLGVGSTFSALLPLVYPHAVEATPTPQAEWHFDPQRSPLLVVEDHLETLFTYEKYFEGSTYQLIPARTLEQAHQVLGQVQPTAIILDILLEGESTWEFLAQLKQDAATRHIPILVISVVDNEKQTKVLGADAFLVKPVDRLLLLNQLNTLIKHNQPQKLLLIDDDLVARYLLKQRLSQTPLNILEASGGREGIRLAQVEQPQAIVLDLVMPEISGIEVLDQLKRDSLTQSIPVIINTSQRLEGEEHQRLAAQAVAILSKENLSEEIAIANLREALMKAGVALEAGGTEHG, from the coding sequence ATGTCACAGTGTTGGTTGCGCGTGAGGCAAATTGAAATGAGTACAGTGCTGCTAACTCTCGAACTATGCTACGAGCAAGATGTGGTGCTCACTCGTCAGCGAGTTCGACAGATTGCGGCCTTGATTGGGTTTGACGCGCAAGACCAAACCCGGATTGCTACTGCTGTTTCTGAGATTGCCCGAAATGCGTTTCAGTATGCGGGCGGTGGCAGAGCTGAATTTTGCTTGGAAGGTCAGTCTCCTCAAAGTTTCTTGATTATCATCCGCGACAAAGGGAAAGGAATCCCCAACCTCGAAGAGATTTTGCAGGGACGCTATCAATCTCAGACGGGGATAGGGTTGGGAATTGTCGGAGCGCGGCAACTGATGGATCAGTTCCAAATAGAATCTGTACCGGGACGAGGCACAACGGTTGTGTTAGCGAAACATCTCCCTCGTCACATCGCGCCGCTCAACGCTCAGCAAGTTGGGAATATTGTCGATGAATTGGTACAGCGATCGCCGCAAAATCCATTTGAGGAGGTGCAGCAGCAAAACCAGGAACTGCTTAGGGCTTTAGAAGAACTCCGTAAACGAGAAGATCAGTTGACTCAACTCAACCGAGAACTGGAGGATACTAATCGGGGGGTGGTGGCTCTCTATACTGAGCTAGATGAGAAAGCTGACTCTCTAAAACGGGCTAATGAGCTGAAGACCCGATTTCTCTCGAACATGAGTCATGAGTTTCGCACTCCTTTGAACTCTATTATGTCTCTAACTCGGTTGTTAATCGATCGAGTCGATGGCGATCTGAGCGAAGAACAAGAGAAGCAAGTAGGTTTTATTCGCAAGGCAGCGGCAGGACTCTCTGATTTAGTCAATGACCTCTTGGATTTAGCCAAAGTAGAAGCGGGAAAAACAGCCGTTCACCTCTCTAAGTTTGAAGTGGATGAGTTATTTGCCACCTTGCGAGGGATGCTCCGACCGCTTTTGGAACATAACTCTTCGGTTTCTCTCATCTTTGAAGAACCGACAGATATCCCTGTGATCTGTAGCGATGAAGGTAAAGTGGCTCAGATCCTGAGAAATTTTATCTCAAATGCTCTCAAGTATACCGAGCAGGGAGAAGTGAGAGTTGCTGCGGTGAGGACTAGCGATCGCGTTATCCTCTCGGTCACGGATACGGGCATTGGCCTTAGCCCACAAAACTTAGAGCGGATTTTTGAAGACTTTATTCAAGTGGAATCGCACCTGCAAAAGCGGGTTAAAGGAACGGGCTTAGGATTGCCACTCTCGCGAAAACTAGCAGAATTGCTGGGTGGTGAGATCTCGGTGACGAGTACGCTAGGAGTGGGTTCTACCTTTTCAGCTTTGCTGCCTCTGGTTTATCCTCATGCCGTAGAAGCAACGCCAACTCCTCAAGCAGAATGGCACTTTGATCCACAGCGATCGCCCCTCCTTGTGGTGGAGGATCATCTCGAAACTCTATTTACATACGAAAAATACTTTGAAGGTTCGACTTACCAATTGATTCCCGCCCGGACTTTAGAGCAAGCCCATCAAGTCTTAGGGCAAGTGCAACCAACGGCCATTATCCTAGACATTCTCCTAGAAGGAGAGAGCACTTGGGAGTTTTTAGCTCAGCTAAAGCAGGATGCTGCAACTCGACACATTCCGATTCTGGTCATCAGCGTGGTCGATAACGAGAAGCAAACCAAGGTGCTGGGCGCAGATGCCTTCTTAGTTAAGCCTGTAGATAGATTGTTATTGCTCAATCAGCTAAATACGCTAATCAAACATAATCAGCCGCAAAAACTCTTGCTCATCGATGACGATCTGGTCGCGCGGTATTTGTTAAAGCAACGGCTATCTCAGACGCCCCTAAATATTTTAGAGGCTTCCGGTGGACGGGAAGGGATTCGTCTAGCTCAGGTGGAGCAGCCCCAGGCGATTGTCCTTGATTTGGTCATGCCAGAAATTAGTGGCATAGAGGTGCTAGACCAACTCAAACGCGATTCGCTCACCCAGAGCATTCCGGTCATCATCAACACATCGCAACGGTTGGAAGGGGAAGAGCACCAGAGGTTAGCGGCACAGGCGGTGGCAATTCTTTCTAAAGAAAATCTCTCAGAGGAGATTGCGATCGCCAACCTACGAGAAGCGTTGATGAAAGCGGGGGTGGCTCTGGAGGCGGGAGGAACAGAGCATGGCTGA
- a CDS encoding response regulator, which yields MAEESLVKILHVDDNESNRYVVSRILRNAGFIALEATTGEAGLQVVAEQAPDLVILDVQLPGLNGFEVCQRLKSNPETTFIPVLHLSASFVKSQDKAQGLDSGADAYLAQPVEPIELLATIRSLLRIRRAEEAALTSAREWQITFDSISDGVGLLDRAGNFLRCNRALTQLLQRPLEEILGGSQQTLMEKCLGYTEASPFTRVQSTRQREIQEVQLGDRWFLITVDPVFDAQGDFTGAVYLLTDITQRQQAEAERIQLLNREQKARAEAEAANRVKDEFLATLSHELRSPLNAMLGWTRLLNTRKFDEATTARAMETIERNARAQAQLVEDLLDVSRIIQGKLRLNVRPIELKAIIEAALETAGPAAEAKEIRLQSVLDPVSGCVSGDSDRLQQIIWNLLSNAIKFTPKGGQVQVRLERVHSHVEITVSDTGQGISPEFVPYVFDRFRQADSSITRSYSGLGLGLAIARHLVELHGGTVDAYSAGAEQGSTFTIKLPLIPVRVENNGTERIHPTVGQGISFSNPPSLKGVRVLIVDDEADARNYLLAVLEQCEAEVFAATSAQEALELLVAKKPDVLISDIGMPEEDGYSLIHRIRAMSADQGGLIPAVALTAYARTEDRTKVIAAGFQIHIPKPVEPAELATVVVSLAKRSQKL from the coding sequence ATGGCTGAAGAGTCATTAGTCAAGATTTTGCATGTGGATGACAATGAATCTAATCGGTATGTAGTCTCCCGAATTTTGCGTAATGCTGGATTCATTGCCTTAGAAGCAACCACAGGTGAAGCGGGGTTGCAAGTTGTGGCAGAGCAAGCTCCCGACTTGGTGATTCTCGATGTTCAGTTACCTGGCCTGAATGGGTTTGAAGTTTGCCAGCGACTCAAATCGAATCCAGAAACCACGTTCATCCCAGTTCTGCATTTATCCGCTAGCTTTGTGAAGAGCCAAGATAAGGCTCAGGGATTAGACAGTGGTGCCGATGCCTACTTAGCTCAGCCTGTGGAACCGATTGAGCTACTTGCCACGATCCGATCGCTGTTACGGATTCGTCGAGCCGAAGAGGCAGCTCTAACTTCGGCGCGGGAATGGCAAATCACGTTTGACTCCATCAGTGATGGGGTAGGTTTGCTAGACCGAGCCGGAAATTTCCTGCGCTGTAATCGTGCCTTGACTCAGCTCTTGCAAAGACCTTTAGAGGAGATTTTGGGTGGTTCTCAACAAACATTGATGGAGAAATGTTTAGGTTATACAGAGGCAAGCCCCTTTACTCGCGTACAATCAACTCGACAGCGAGAAATTCAGGAAGTTCAGTTAGGCGATCGCTGGTTTCTGATTACAGTAGATCCCGTCTTTGATGCCCAAGGTGATTTTACCGGGGCAGTCTATCTATTAACGGATATTACACAACGCCAGCAAGCAGAAGCTGAGCGCATTCAGCTACTCAACCGGGAACAGAAAGCACGGGCCGAGGCAGAAGCAGCTAACCGAGTAAAAGATGAGTTTTTGGCGACCCTCTCCCACGAGCTGCGATCGCCACTTAACGCCATGCTAGGCTGGACCCGCTTGCTCAATACCCGCAAGTTTGACGAAGCTACTACAGCCCGGGCAATGGAGACGATTGAACGAAATGCCCGGGCTCAGGCGCAACTGGTAGAAGATTTGCTGGATGTCTCTCGCATTATCCAAGGAAAACTCCGACTCAATGTTCGCCCGATTGAGCTGAAGGCAATTATTGAAGCTGCCCTGGAAACAGCAGGCCCAGCGGCTGAAGCGAAGGAAATCCGCTTGCAATCTGTTTTAGACCCAGTCAGTGGTTGTGTTTCTGGAGATTCGGATCGGCTCCAACAAATCATTTGGAATTTATTATCGAATGCGATCAAGTTCACACCTAAGGGAGGGCAGGTTCAAGTTCGCTTAGAGCGCGTCCACTCTCATGTAGAAATCACGGTGAGTGATACAGGACAAGGAATTAGCCCAGAGTTTGTCCCTTATGTGTTCGATCGCTTTCGTCAAGCCGACAGTTCTATTACCCGCTCCTATAGTGGCCTAGGTTTAGGATTGGCGATCGCCCGCCATTTGGTAGAGCTACATGGTGGTACGGTGGATGCCTATAGTGCAGGCGCAGAGCAGGGCTCAACCTTCACCATCAAGCTACCCTTAATTCCAGTACGAGTGGAGAATAACGGGACAGAGCGTATCCATCCTACCGTTGGACAAGGCATATCCTTCAGCAATCCACCTTCCCTCAAAGGCGTCAGAGTGTTAATCGTGGATGATGAGGCTGATGCTCGAAACTACTTGCTAGCAGTTCTGGAGCAATGTGAAGCCGAGGTGTTTGCTGCAACTTCTGCACAAGAAGCATTGGAGCTACTTGTGGCTAAAAAACCCGATGTGCTGATCAGTGATATTGGGATGCCCGAAGAGGACGGCTACAGCTTAATTCATCGAATTAGAGCTATGTCGGCAGATCAAGGGGGATTAATTCCAGCGGTGGCGTTAACAGCCTATGCTAGAACTGAAGACCGTACAAAGGTCATTGCGGCTGGTTTTCAGATTCATATCCCTAAACCCGTAGAGCCCGCAGAACTAGCGACTGTAGTGGTCAGCTTAGCCAAAAGAAGTCAAAAGCTTTAA
- a CDS encoding peptidoglycan-binding protein — MTYTNAQFRSILNGHGFSTSPANDPNFPISSYEGPLTDKVTVEAVKAFQTYFKLKVDGIAGPITMAKAEQAMRILQDNLNRVIRANIPQNQPFYGPRTVAAVREFERRYAYNVDGVANLVVRQRLNDLARVGVA, encoded by the coding sequence ATGACTTACACCAATGCCCAATTCCGCAGCATCCTGAATGGTCACGGTTTCAGTACCTCTCCTGCAAACGACCCTAACTTCCCGATCTCCAGCTACGAAGGCCCGCTCACGGATAAAGTTACGGTTGAAGCCGTTAAAGCTTTTCAAACCTATTTCAAGCTTAAAGTAGATGGGATTGCAGGGCCGATTACGATGGCAAAAGCAGAGCAGGCTATGCGGATTTTACAAGACAATCTCAATCGAGTGATCCGAGCTAACATTCCTCAGAACCAACCTTTCTATGGCCCTAGAACCGTCGCTGCGGTGAGAGAGTTCGAGCGTCGTTACGCATACAACGTAGATGGTGTCGCTAATCTCGTGGTTCGTCAACGCCTCAATGATTTAGCCCGTGTCGGTGTTGCCTAA